TCTGAAAGCTTAGGCAGCAGCCTTGGCGCCTTGCTTGATCAGACGAGCCACGGTCGGCGACAGTTGTGCGCCAACGCCTTGCCAGTACGTCAGACGGTCTTGAGCAATGCGCAGACCTTCCGTGCCTTCGGCAGCGACCGGGTTGTAGAAGCCAATACGCTCGATGAAGCGGCCATCGCGACGGTTACGCGAGTCGGTTGCAACGATGTTGTAGAACGGGCGCTTCTTCGCGCCGCCGCGAGCCAGGCGGATAACGACCATATTAAATCCTTGTGAATCCAGAAGTGTTCGGACAGAAAACGCGTGATTATAGCGCAAAACCCTCGTCAAAACAAACACTTCGCCAAAGGCAAAGTACACCCCGTATAGGCACGCCTATATTAGAGGGCTTGTACGCCGGTGCCGCGCCCCGATAACCGCTGGTCTACAATGCACGCATCCTTTGTGTGAAGCGAGTCCTGCATGCGGCGATTTCCCGATGGATACTCATTCTCCTTCCTCCTGCCATGGCCCACGCGGATTGCCGCGCGGGTGGTCATCCTCATCGGCGCCGCGCTGACGTGCGCCCCGCAATTGGCGACGGCGCGTGACGCCCTTCCCATCGAGCGTCTCTCGTTACCTCAGGGCTTCTACGTCGAAGTCCTTTCCGATCAGGTCCCCGGGGCCCGAGGCATGGCATTAGGTCCGAAAGGCACGCTGTTTGTCGGCAGCCGGGCGCAAGGCAACGTCTACGCCATCACGCTCGATCCATCGCGCGCCTATGCCGCCAAGGTCCGCACGGTAGCGTCAGGCCTGAACATGCCCGTCGGAGTCGCGATGCGCAATGGCGCTTTGTATATCTCGGCCGTGTCGCGCATCGTCAGACTCGACGACATCGAAAACCATCTCGACAACCCAGGCAAGCCCACCGTCGTCTACGACAAACTTCCCACCGAAAGCCACCACGGCTGGCGATATATCGCCTTTGGCCCGGACCAGCGTTTGTATGTGGGTGTCGGCGCCCCCTGCAATGTTTGCAAGCGCGACGAAAATCGGTACGCGATGATTGGCAGCATTAAACCCGACGGTACGGACTGGCGAGTCGTTGCCCGAGGCGTACGCAACACCGTGGGATTCGACTGGCAACCCGGCACCAAAACGCTATGGTTCACCGATAACGGGCGCGATCTGCTCGGCGACGATGTTCCCGACGACGAGCTCAACCGTCTGACGCGGATGGGGGAGCATTTTGGGTTCCCGTACTGTCACGCCGGCGATGTCCCCGACCCCGACTTCGGCGGCGAAAAGGCGTGCCGCAATTATTCGCCGCCTATGGCCAAACTGGGTGCCCACGTGGCCGCCCTTGGCATGCGCTTCTATACAGGCAAGCAATTCCCGGACGATTATCGCGGCAGTATCTTTATTGCTGAGCACGGTTCGTGGAACCGCAGCAGCAAAGTGGGATACCGGGTCGTTCGTGTGGTTCTGGATGCGAAAGGCAATGTCAGCAAGCAGGAAGTTTTTGCACAGGGGTGGTTAGGTGACGGCGACGCCGTGTGGGGTCGCCCCGTCGACCTGCTGACCCTGCCGGACGGATCACTCCTGATCAGCGACGACCACGCCGGAGCAATATATCGAATCACGTACCGAAAGCCATGAGGCCCCGCGATGAAACATTTCACGCCAATGGGAAACGTCATCGGGCCTGCGCAGGGAACTGCCCCCAGGCTCGCCCGGTCAACGATGAATGGTACTCACGGCACCGCTGGAACACATCGCCCCACGTTCAGCGCGACGTTTTCGCCGTCCCTGCCCTCTCCGCAACTACTTCCAGACAACATCATGACTCAACGCCTACTCTCGTTCCTGCCCTCCTCGTTGACTTCGTATCTGGTGACGCTCCTCGTGCCTGCCGCCATGCTGGCCGGTTGTGCAGCGCCGTCTGGCGGAGGTGCCAATCCCGCATCGGGCACGTCGGATAACACCGCAGCTGCGACCGCCCCTGCCGACATTCTCGGCACCTGGCAGTTGATGAAATGGGAAGGCACGAGCGACGCGCCAAACCTGCCGGAAGGCCGCGCCATCAATCTGACGTTCAATGACAAGGGGGCTTACTCGGGCACTGGTGGCTGCAATCGCATCTTTGGGCAATACACGATCGGCCCCGGCAAAGGACAACTCAGCATCCAACCCCCTGCCGCCACACGCATGGCCTGCCCGGATTCGATGGCTTTCGAAGATCGCTACCTCAAGACGCTCGCCAGCATGACCCGCTTCGAACGCCGTGACACGCAATTGATTCTGAGCGCACCGAACGGCCCGACACTCACCTATGCGTCCCAAACGTTGCTTAACCGCACGGTGGCAGGCGCGAGCGGGGCAGCGACGACGGAAGATCGAATTCTCGACGTCGATTCCCAGATGGCGGACTGTGTAGGCGTGGCACCGCGCAAGTGCTTGCGTGTGCGCGCCGCCGACGACTCCGGAAAATCGCAATGGGAACTCTGGTATGCCCACATCGATGGCTTCGAGTGGAAGCCCGGCGTAGAATACCGCGTGAAAATTCACGGCGAACCTGTCGCCAATCCGCCCGCTGACGCGTCGAGCATGCGCTGGACGCTCGTCGAAGTCATTCGGGAAACGCCTGCTCGATAACCATTTCAAATGAACGCAGTCGCTTATAAATCCAAGACCCTGACCGCCGGTCTCGCGATGCTGTTCGGCACGCTTGGCCTGCATCGCTTCTATCTGTATGGCATGCGCGACCGCTTCGGCTGGGCCCACATTGTGGGCTCGGCGTGCGGGGTGGCGGGCTGGGGACTTCTGGTCACGAGCGAACTGCATTCCCTCGCCGGTTGGATACTCACGATTCTGGGTGCCATTTCGCTGTTTTCGGCGTTTCTCACGGCGATTGTCTACGGCTTGCGTCCCGACGAGCGCTGGAACGCGCAGTTCAACACCCACGTCTCGAATAAGTCGAAGTCGGGCTGGATCGCGGTCATCATCGTCAGCGTGTCGCTGTTTGTGGGCGCCATGCTGATGATGGTCGGTTTGGCCGTCGCATTTCAGACCTACTTTGAAATCCACGACACACCGAATCGCCTGTCGCAGTAAAAACCGATCGTGACGCCCACTCCCACCGCCCCTTCCCATCGTCCGACGCTGGGCTTCATCGGCGCCGGGCGTGTGGCTCGTGCGCTCGCGCAGGCCGCGACCCGCGCCGGATACGAAGTGACGATCGTTGCTAGCCGGAGTGTCGAAAGTTCGAGGCGCATTGCGACGGCCTTGCCCAATTGCGAGGCCATCGCCATTGAACGTTCGGAGGACATGAGCGACGTCTTTTCGCGAGCCGATCTGGTCTTCCTGACGGTGCCTGACGACGCAATAGCGACTTGTGCTACGTACCTCACGCCGCGAACAGGCCAGGCGCTGGTCCATTGCAGCGGCGCATCCGAGGTTGGGTTGCTCACGCCCGCGACACGTCACGGCGGGCAAATTGGCGGCTTCCATCCACTTTTTCTTTTCGCAGGACTCGACGACGACGCGACCCGCATGCAAGGGTGCGCCATCACCATCGAGGCAGAAGCGCCGCTGAACGACATCCTTCAGCGTCTCACGAGCGATATTGGCTGCCACCCCTTGTCGATTCCGGCGGGCGAACGCATGCGATACCACGCGGGGGCCAACTACGCAGCCAGCTTTCTGCTCTGCCTGCTCGACGAGGCGACTCACCTCTGGAAGTCCATCGGCATGCCCGAGGGCGCTGCGCAAGATGCAATGTGGCCGCTGGTCATGGGCACGCTCAACGCAGCGCGCGAACGCGGGCTCCCCGGTGCGCTTGCCGGACCGGTGTCGCGCGGCGACGCCAATATCGTTGCCCGCCACGTCGAAGCGCTCGCAGCCATGGGGGGCAATCACGCGACGCTTTACTCGCTGCTGACCCTGCGCGCCATTCATCTGGCCCGTCAGCGTTCGAACCCGGACAATGCCTCCCTCGACGACATTGCGCGAGCG
This window of the Pandoraea sputorum genome carries:
- a CDS encoding META and DUF4377 domain-containing protein, translating into MTQRLLSFLPSSLTSYLVTLLVPAAMLAGCAAPSGGGANPASGTSDNTAAATAPADILGTWQLMKWEGTSDAPNLPEGRAINLTFNDKGAYSGTGGCNRIFGQYTIGPGKGQLSIQPPAATRMACPDSMAFEDRYLKTLASMTRFERRDTQLILSAPNGPTLTYASQTLLNRTVAGASGAATTEDRILDVDSQMADCVGVAPRKCLRVRAADDSGKSQWELWYAHIDGFEWKPGVEYRVKIHGEPVANPPADASSMRWTLVEVIRETPAR
- the rpsP gene encoding 30S ribosomal protein S16; translation: MVVIRLARGGAKKRPFYNIVATDSRNRRDGRFIERIGFYNPVAAEGTEGLRIAQDRLTYWQGVGAQLSPTVARLIKQGAKAAA
- a CDS encoding Rossmann-like and DUF2520 domain-containing protein, translated to MTPTPTAPSHRPTLGFIGAGRVARALAQAATRAGYEVTIVASRSVESSRRIATALPNCEAIAIERSEDMSDVFSRADLVFLTVPDDAIATCATYLTPRTGQALVHCSGASEVGLLTPATRHGGQIGGFHPLFLFAGLDDDATRMQGCAITIEAEAPLNDILQRLTSDIGCHPLSIPAGERMRYHAGANYAASFLLCLLDEATHLWKSIGMPEGAAQDAMWPLVMGTLNAARERGLPGALAGPVSRGDANIVARHVEALAAMGGNHATLYSLLTLRAIHLARQRSNPDNASLDDIARAIAPFIPPVTPGSHG
- a CDS encoding PQQ-dependent sugar dehydrogenase translates to MRRFPDGYSFSFLLPWPTRIAARVVILIGAALTCAPQLATARDALPIERLSLPQGFYVEVLSDQVPGARGMALGPKGTLFVGSRAQGNVYAITLDPSRAYAAKVRTVASGLNMPVGVAMRNGALYISAVSRIVRLDDIENHLDNPGKPTVVYDKLPTESHHGWRYIAFGPDQRLYVGVGAPCNVCKRDENRYAMIGSIKPDGTDWRVVARGVRNTVGFDWQPGTKTLWFTDNGRDLLGDDVPDDELNRLTRMGEHFGFPYCHAGDVPDPDFGGEKACRNYSPPMAKLGAHVAALGMRFYTGKQFPDDYRGSIFIAEHGSWNRSSKVGYRVVRVVLDAKGNVSKQEVFAQGWLGDGDAVWGRPVDLLTLPDGSLLISDDHAGAIYRITYRKP